A genomic window from Mesorhizobium sp. 131-2-1 includes:
- a CDS encoding ABC transporter permease — protein METTDIGLWGVPLAMLGGAIRVSTPFIFVSLGEAITERSGRINLGLEGTLVFGAMSAYAVAVMTGSPWPGLFAAAIAGLSFGLFHGWICKFPKVNDIAIGIALMLFGTGLAFFFGKPFIQPSAPDLPAIPFGAWSNIPQVQAALNVNVLFLIGAALAVFLWWAFRNTRVGLIVRVVGDSADAARAMGLNPNTVRLLATGVGGALAGIGGAYLSLYYPGSWTERISSGQGLMAVALVIFARWNPLGCFAAALLFGGAGALGPALQSVGVTQGYYLFYAAPYILTLIIMIATSSPSRTLAGAPGELSITK, from the coding sequence ATGGAAACGACCGACATCGGCCTCTGGGGCGTGCCGCTCGCCATGCTGGGCGGCGCCATCCGCGTCTCCACTCCCTTCATCTTCGTCTCGCTTGGCGAGGCCATCACCGAGCGCTCCGGCCGCATCAATCTCGGTCTCGAGGGCACGCTGGTGTTCGGCGCCATGAGCGCCTACGCGGTGGCGGTGATGACCGGCTCGCCATGGCCTGGCCTTTTTGCCGCGGCAATCGCCGGCCTCTCCTTCGGCCTCTTCCATGGCTGGATCTGCAAATTCCCGAAGGTCAACGACATCGCCATCGGCATCGCCCTGATGCTGTTCGGCACCGGCCTCGCCTTCTTCTTCGGCAAGCCCTTCATCCAGCCCTCGGCGCCCGACCTGCCGGCGATCCCCTTCGGCGCCTGGTCGAACATCCCGCAGGTGCAGGCGGCGCTCAATGTCAACGTGCTGTTCCTGATCGGCGCCGCCCTTGCCGTCTTCCTCTGGTGGGCCTTCCGCAACACCCGTGTCGGCCTGATCGTGCGCGTGGTCGGCGACAGCGCCGATGCCGCGCGCGCCATGGGTCTCAACCCCAACACGGTGCGCCTCCTCGCCACCGGCGTCGGCGGCGCGCTGGCCGGCATCGGCGGCGCCTATCTGTCGCTCTACTATCCCGGCAGCTGGACCGAGCGCATCTCGTCCGGCCAGGGGCTGATGGCGGTGGCGCTGGTCATCTTCGCGCGCTGGAACCCGCTCGGCTGCTTTGCCGCCGCGCTCCTGTTCGGCGGTGCCGGCGCTCTCGGTCCGGCGCTGCAGTCGGTCGGCGTCACGCAGGGCTACTACCTGTTCTACGCTGCGCCCTACATCCTCACCCTCATCATCATGATCGCCACCTCGTCGCCGAGCCGGACGCTCGCCGGCGCGCCCGGCGAACTGTCGATCACCAAGTGA
- a CDS encoding ABC transporter permease, with the protein MTDTVSSADMPAILGARRYRAALEWTARRAEAFVIPLAALFVGMVLFSLFVALVGKSPVQLYETMWRGGFGSWFSIQNSLSRGAPLLLAALCVALPARLGLVVIGGEGAIVFGGVAAAAVGVALNGASSFLVIPLMGVGGMAAGGIWIGAVGALRHYRAVNETISSLLMAYIAIALMNHLVEGPLRDPASLNKPSTQPLADIYRIGNIPGMEVHWGLVVGILACVLSWLLIEKTRWGFAARIAGGNVRAAQVQGLAVGPLIVGFTALAGSFAGLAGMLEVAAVQGSANGSLAAGYGYTGILVAFLARHNPLAIIPVAILLGGIDASGGLIQRRMDLPDATVLVLQGMLFIVILFSETFYGRFKLFNPDLWQRPDSLKGTT; encoded by the coding sequence ATGACGGACACGGTGAGCAGCGCCGACATGCCGGCCATTCTCGGCGCCAGGAGATATCGGGCGGCGCTCGAATGGACCGCCAGGCGGGCTGAGGCGTTTGTCATTCCGCTCGCGGCGCTGTTCGTCGGCATGGTGCTGTTCAGCCTGTTCGTGGCGCTGGTCGGCAAGTCGCCTGTCCAGCTCTACGAGACCATGTGGCGGGGCGGCTTTGGTTCCTGGTTCTCGATCCAGAACTCTCTGTCGCGCGGCGCTCCGCTCCTGCTTGCGGCGCTCTGCGTGGCGCTGCCCGCGCGCCTCGGCCTGGTCGTCATCGGCGGCGAGGGCGCGATCGTGTTCGGCGGCGTCGCCGCTGCCGCCGTCGGCGTGGCGTTGAACGGCGCATCGTCTTTTCTCGTCATCCCTCTCATGGGCGTGGGGGGCATGGCCGCCGGCGGCATCTGGATTGGTGCCGTCGGCGCGCTCCGCCATTATCGCGCCGTCAACGAAACCATCTCCAGCCTGCTGATGGCCTACATCGCCATCGCCCTGATGAATCATCTGGTGGAAGGACCGCTGCGCGATCCGGCCTCGCTCAACAAGCCCTCGACCCAGCCGCTGGCCGACATCTACCGGATCGGCAACATTCCGGGCATGGAGGTGCATTGGGGCCTCGTCGTCGGCATCCTCGCCTGCGTGCTCTCCTGGCTGCTGATCGAAAAGACCCGCTGGGGCTTTGCCGCCCGCATCGCCGGCGGCAATGTCAGGGCAGCGCAGGTGCAGGGGCTTGCGGTCGGGCCGCTGATCGTCGGGTTTACCGCGCTGGCCGGCAGTTTCGCCGGCCTTGCCGGCATGCTGGAGGTCGCGGCCGTGCAAGGCAGCGCCAACGGCTCGCTTGCCGCCGGCTACGGCTACACCGGCATCCTCGTCGCCTTCCTGGCCCGCCACAATCCGCTGGCCATCATCCCGGTCGCCATCCTGCTTGGCGGCATCGACGCCTCCGGCGGCCTGATCCAGCGCCGCATGGACCTGCCCGACGCGACCGTGCTGGTGCTGCAGGGCATGCTCTTCATCGTCATCCTGTTCAGCGAGACCTTCTACGGCCGCTTCAAGCTCTTCAACCCGGACCTCTGGCAGAGGCCCGATTCCTTGAAGGGGACCACCTGA
- a CDS encoding BMP family ABC transporter substrate-binding protein — protein MTERFMLSRRDLLRTSAAGAALGLASAAFPIRRALAASATVGFIYVGPKDDYGYNQAHAEGAATLKSIEGISVVEEENVPETVDVQKTMESMINLDGASLIFPTSFGYFDPHMLAICAKFPDVQFRHCGGMWNKDKHPMNAGSYFGYIGMGQYLNGVVAGHTSKSKKLGFVAAKPIPQVLLNINSFLLGARSVDPTITCQVIFTGEWSLAVKEAEATNALVDQGADVITCHVDSPKVVVETAAGRGAFVCGYHANQSPLAPEKYLTGAEWNWAKVYKMFVDDLVAGTPLPNFTRGGLADGFVKMSPLGPAVGEAARKQFDATLAEMMKGGFSVIKGPLKSNKGVVVATDGQAFVETAIELESMDYLVEGVVGSTA, from the coding sequence ATGACCGAGAGATTCATGCTTAGCCGCCGCGATCTGCTCAGGACCTCCGCCGCCGGAGCGGCGCTCGGTCTGGCCTCGGCGGCCTTTCCGATCCGCAGGGCGCTCGCCGCCTCGGCGACGGTCGGCTTCATCTATGTCGGCCCGAAGGACGACTACGGCTACAACCAGGCGCATGCCGAAGGCGCCGCCACGCTGAAGAGCATCGAAGGCATTTCCGTCGTCGAGGAAGAGAACGTTCCCGAGACGGTCGACGTCCAGAAGACGATGGAATCGATGATCAACCTCGACGGCGCCTCGCTGATCTTCCCGACCTCCTTCGGCTATTTCGATCCGCATATGCTCGCCATATGCGCGAAGTTCCCAGACGTGCAGTTCCGCCATTGCGGCGGCATGTGGAACAAGGACAAGCACCCGATGAACGCCGGTTCCTATTTCGGCTATATCGGCATGGGCCAATACCTGAACGGCGTCGTCGCCGGTCACACTTCCAAGTCGAAGAAGCTGGGCTTCGTAGCCGCCAAGCCGATCCCGCAGGTCCTGCTCAACATCAATTCCTTCCTGCTCGGCGCCCGCTCTGTCGATCCGACGATCACCTGCCAGGTGATCTTCACCGGCGAATGGTCGCTGGCGGTCAAGGAGGCCGAGGCCACCAACGCGCTGGTCGACCAGGGCGCCGACGTCATCACCTGCCATGTCGACAGCCCGAAGGTGGTGGTCGAGACGGCCGCCGGCCGCGGCGCCTTTGTCTGCGGCTATCACGCCAACCAGAGCCCGCTGGCGCCGGAGAAATACCTGACCGGCGCGGAATGGAACTGGGCCAAGGTCTACAAGATGTTCGTAGACGACCTCGTCGCTGGCACGCCGCTGCCCAATTTCACGCGCGGCGGCCTGGCCGACGGCTTCGTCAAGATGAGCCCGCTCGGCCCCGCTGTCGGCGAAGCGGCCCGCAAGCAATTCGACGCCACCCTGGCCGAAATGATGAAGGGCGGCTTCTCCGTCATCAAGGGCCCGCTGAAGAGCAACAAGGGCGTCGTCGTCGCCACCGACGGACAGGCCTTCGTCGAGACCGCCATCGAGCTCGAAAGCATGGACTATCTGGTCGAGGGCGTCGTCGGCTCGACCGCTTGA
- a CDS encoding GntR family transcriptional regulator: MVRAIADRIVTGYLRPGERLDEGSLAARFDVSRTPVREALGHLSAMGLVERRPNRGAIVAVVTQEHLASMFESMAELEAICARFSAERMTGSERRALEMEHQASARLVQLGAEEDYEYFNTEFHSRLYRGAHSAHIQDLTVTTRSRLAPFRRAQFMLPGRLAKSWQEHDLIVTAIMRGDGAAAGKAARDHVSIVSEASAVFAAAEPAAPALSRSARQ; encoded by the coding sequence ATGGTGAGGGCGATCGCGGACCGCATCGTCACCGGCTATCTGCGCCCCGGCGAGAGGCTAGACGAGGGCTCGCTCGCCGCCCGCTTCGACGTCTCGCGCACGCCGGTCCGCGAGGCGCTCGGCCATCTCAGCGCCATGGGGCTGGTCGAGAGGCGGCCCAACCGCGGCGCCATCGTCGCCGTGGTGACGCAGGAGCATCTCGCCTCGATGTTCGAAAGCATGGCCGAGCTGGAAGCGATCTGCGCGCGCTTCTCGGCCGAGCGCATGACCGGCAGCGAGCGCCGGGCGCTCGAGATGGAACATCAGGCTTCGGCGCGCCTGGTACAGCTCGGCGCCGAGGAGGACTACGAGTATTTCAACACCGAGTTCCACAGCCGGCTTTACCGTGGCGCCCACAGCGCGCATATCCAGGACCTGACCGTGACGACCCGCAGCCGGCTGGCGCCGTTCCGGCGCGCGCAGTTCATGCTGCCCGGCCGGCTGGCCAAATCCTGGCAGGAACACGACCTGATCGTCACCGCGATCATGCGCGGCGACGGCGCGGCGGCGGGCAAGGCCGCCAGGGACCATGTCTCGATCGTCAGCGAGGCGAGCGCGGTGTTCGCGGCCGCAGAGCCGGCTGCTCCCGCGCTCAGCCGATCTGCGCGTCAATGA
- a CDS encoding LuxR C-terminal-related transcriptional regulator — protein sequence MAVSRSDDYNGLGTVIAATREPSGDHFGRAMVGWLRGHVGFDHCVIFGYRGAARPPLLFETFSPAESHVFVALYQEGPYLLDPFHHAAVERKEGFWRMRELAPDRFYASEYYRSYYTQTKLAEEVGFFVALPGKDAVVLSLMRLRASGPFGTADARLLRDMAPAVISLVRLRWPNLPVDAPAASPRGEAVAIASEFDRAHIWKSLSLTSREKQVVDLVLQGHSTESIARALRIVPGTVKVHRRNIYRKLKIKSQAGLFARFVEIIDAQIG from the coding sequence TTGGCCGTTTCCCGCAGCGATGACTACAACGGGCTCGGCACCGTCATCGCCGCGACGCGGGAACCAAGCGGCGATCATTTCGGCCGCGCCATGGTCGGCTGGCTGCGCGGTCATGTCGGTTTCGATCATTGCGTCATCTTCGGCTATCGCGGCGCCGCGCGCCCGCCGCTGCTGTTCGAGACATTCTCTCCGGCAGAAAGCCACGTCTTCGTCGCGCTCTATCAGGAGGGGCCGTACTTGCTCGACCCATTCCATCACGCGGCGGTCGAGCGCAAGGAGGGTTTCTGGCGCATGCGCGAGCTCGCACCGGACCGCTTCTATGCCAGCGAGTATTACCGCTCCTACTACACCCAGACGAAGCTCGCCGAGGAGGTCGGCTTCTTCGTTGCGCTGCCGGGCAAGGATGCGGTGGTGCTCTCGCTGATGCGCCTTCGCGCCTCGGGGCCGTTCGGGACCGCCGACGCCAGGCTGCTGCGCGACATGGCGCCGGCGGTGATCAGCCTGGTCAGGCTGCGCTGGCCGAACCTGCCGGTCGACGCGCCGGCCGCCTCGCCACGCGGCGAGGCGGTGGCGATCGCCAGCGAATTCGACCGCGCGCATATCTGGAAGAGCCTGTCTCTCACCTCACGCGAGAAGCAGGTCGTCGACCTCGTGCTTCAGGGTCACTCGACGGAATCGATCGCCCGGGCGCTCAGGATCGTGCCGGGAACCGTCAAGGTCCACCGCCGCAACATCTATCGCAAGCTCAAGATCAAGTCGCAGGCCGGCCTGTTCGCCCGCTTCGTCGAGATCATTGACGCGCAGATCGGCTGA
- a CDS encoding ABC transporter ATP-binding protein gives MTAVPDIEFRAVTKRYGAVTAVSGIDLAIPPSAFVALLGPSGCGKTTCLRMIGGFEQPSEGQVLIRGRDMAGTPPYRRPVNMVFQQYALFPHLDVEDNISYGLRQARPRLSSREIASRAGEALAMVRLSGYGRRKIHELSGGQQQRVALARALVNKPAVLLLDEPLAALDKKLRTDMQIELQNLQREIGITFVLVTHDQEEALSMSDLVCVMNGGRIVQLGQPNEIYDEPADLFVADFVGKTNLLSGTVAGLSGELVDVALADGTVIAARKRVPLSRGEAVSVSLRPETLSLGPAGNGSLKGIVRNRIFLGSTAEYAVEVQGIGSLLAKADHQVGQGNLFKPGEPVAIGFAAGAPLAFPHPKNNGTNQRESNHVEILS, from the coding sequence TTGACTGCAGTGCCCGATATCGAGTTTCGCGCGGTCACCAAACGCTATGGCGCGGTCACGGCGGTGAGCGGCATCGACCTCGCCATTCCGCCGTCAGCCTTCGTTGCCTTGCTGGGTCCCTCCGGATGCGGCAAGACGACTTGCCTGCGCATGATCGGCGGCTTCGAGCAGCCGAGCGAGGGCCAGGTGTTGATCCGCGGCCGCGACATGGCCGGCACGCCGCCCTACCGGCGGCCTGTCAACATGGTGTTCCAGCAATACGCTCTGTTTCCGCATCTCGATGTCGAGGACAACATTTCCTACGGGCTGCGCCAGGCGAGGCCGAGGCTGTCGTCGCGCGAGATCGCCTCGAGGGCCGGCGAGGCGCTCGCCATGGTGCGGCTCTCCGGCTATGGCCGCCGCAAGATCCACGAGCTTTCCGGCGGCCAGCAGCAACGGGTCGCGCTGGCGCGCGCGCTGGTCAACAAGCCGGCGGTGCTTCTGCTCGACGAGCCGCTCGCCGCGCTCGACAAGAAGCTGCGCACCGACATGCAGATCGAGCTGCAGAACCTGCAGCGCGAGATCGGCATCACCTTCGTGCTGGTCACGCACGACCAGGAGGAGGCGCTGTCGATGAGCGACCTCGTTTGCGTCATGAATGGCGGGCGCATCGTCCAGCTCGGACAGCCGAACGAGATCTATGACGAGCCGGCCGATCTGTTCGTCGCCGATTTCGTCGGCAAGACCAATCTGTTGAGCGGGACCGTGGCAGGGCTGTCGGGCGAGCTTGTCGATGTGGCACTTGCCGACGGCACGGTGATCGCCGCGCGCAAGCGGGTGCCGCTCAGCCGGGGCGAGGCCGTGTCGGTGTCGCTGCGTCCCGAAACACTCAGCCTCGGCCCGGCCGGAAACGGCAGCCTGAAGGGCATCGTGCGCAACCGCATCTTCCTGGGCTCTACCGCCGAATATGCCGTCGAGGTCCAGGGCATCGGGTCACTGCTCGCCAAGGCCGATCACCAGGTCGGCCAGGGCAACCTCTTCAAGCCGGGCGAACCCGTCGCCATCGGCTTTGCCGCCGGGGCGCCGCTGGCGTTTCCGCACCCTAAGAACAACGGGACCAACCAGAGGGAAAGCAACCATGTCGAAATCCTATCGTGA
- a CDS encoding ABC transporter substrate-binding protein, which translates to MSKSYRDGLPISPEKFVDQLMRLKRGSIGRREFLGLTGLGVATAVMARELGIMPTPAYAAENLGDRMSIATWPNYHDPATFESFKAETGVAVEVNVFGSNEEMLAKLQAGASGWSLFVPTNYTISTYKKLGIIEALDMAKLGNFDGTQEDPRFTSEGTIDGTIYAVPKNWGTTGFSVNTKKLTKPMSSWKEFWDTAMAEGDGRTMVHDYQLTTIGNALKYYGYSFNSLKQDELAKAEELLLKVKPHLFAVSSDYQPSMRAGDAWMTMCWTNDGAQLNRDIPEIAYVLGKEGGEIWTDFYAIPKDAPNKPAGYALLNYLMNPKVAVKEHLANGAPSIDARVNALLPKEVLDNPILYPAADLLKPLEFGAAATLTDPGRAELMARFKSA; encoded by the coding sequence ATGTCGAAATCCTATCGTGACGGACTGCCGATAAGCCCCGAGAAATTCGTCGACCAACTGATGCGCCTGAAGCGCGGCTCGATCGGCCGGCGCGAATTCCTCGGCCTCACCGGCCTTGGCGTCGCCACCGCGGTGATGGCGCGCGAGCTCGGCATCATGCCGACGCCGGCCTACGCCGCGGAAAACCTCGGCGACCGCATGTCGATCGCCACCTGGCCGAACTATCACGACCCGGCGACGTTCGAGAGCTTCAAGGCCGAGACCGGCGTCGCCGTCGAGGTCAACGTCTTCGGCTCGAACGAGGAGATGCTGGCCAAGCTGCAGGCCGGCGCTTCCGGCTGGAGCCTGTTCGTGCCGACCAACTACACGATCTCGACCTACAAGAAGCTCGGCATCATCGAGGCGCTCGACATGGCCAAGCTCGGCAATTTCGACGGCACCCAGGAAGACCCGCGCTTCACTTCGGAAGGCACGATCGACGGGACGATCTATGCCGTGCCGAAGAACTGGGGCACGACCGGGTTTTCCGTCAACACCAAGAAGCTGACCAAGCCGATGTCGAGCTGGAAAGAATTCTGGGACACCGCCATGGCCGAAGGCGACGGCCGCACTATGGTGCATGACTATCAGCTGACCACGATCGGCAATGCGCTGAAATATTACGGCTACTCGTTCAATTCGCTGAAGCAGGACGAACTCGCCAAGGCCGAAGAATTGCTGCTCAAGGTCAAGCCGCATCTGTTCGCGGTGTCGAGCGACTATCAGCCGTCGATGCGCGCCGGCGATGCCTGGATGACGATGTGCTGGACCAATGACGGGGCGCAGCTCAATCGCGACATCCCCGAGATCGCCTATGTGCTCGGCAAGGAGGGCGGCGAGATCTGGACCGACTTCTACGCCATCCCGAAGGATGCGCCGAACAAGCCGGCCGGCTACGCGCTGCTCAACTACCTGATGAACCCGAAGGTGGCGGTGAAGGAGCATCTGGCCAACGGCGCGCCCTCGATCGATGCGCGCGTCAACGCGCTGCTGCCCAAGGAGGTGCTGGACAATCCGATCCTCTACCCGGCGGCGGACCTGTTGAAGCCGCTGGAGTTCGGGGCGGCCGCGACGCTGACCGATCCGGGGCGCGCCGAACTGATGGCCCGCTTCAAGTCGGCTTGA
- a CDS encoding ABC transporter permease, producing MPAGTEAAFSMRGTLLRKNLMTALLLAPATLWLVVFLVLPFIAIAIFSVGERAPEGGYQAALTLAQYANLPARATAFWNTMVLAPVGAFACLLVAYPVAYYLALRAPERWRLILLALVVIPFWTSLLMRTYAWMYVLGGRGIPALLAYVGIEDVRLINTPGAVLLGIVYGYLPLMILPIYVSLERLDRRLLEASADLGATPLSTFFGVTLRLSLPGVMTGFSLVMILLLGEYLIPTLLGGGKVFFIGNALVDLFLQSRNWPFGSAIAITLVLVSVVVLIAANRISARLSGARRVDLI from the coding sequence ATGCCCGCCGGCACCGAAGCGGCTTTCTCGATGCGCGGCACTCTCCTTCGCAAGAATCTCATGACCGCGCTGCTGCTTGCGCCGGCGACGCTGTGGCTGGTGGTGTTCCTCGTGCTGCCGTTCATCGCCATCGCCATCTTCAGCGTCGGCGAGCGGGCGCCGGAGGGCGGCTATCAGGCGGCGCTGACGCTGGCCCAATACGCCAACCTGCCGGCGCGGGCGACGGCGTTCTGGAACACGATGGTGCTGGCGCCGGTCGGCGCGTTCGCCTGCCTGCTCGTTGCCTATCCGGTCGCCTACTATCTCGCATTGCGCGCGCCGGAGCGCTGGCGGCTGATCCTGCTCGCGCTCGTCGTCATCCCGTTCTGGACCAGCTTGCTGATGCGCACCTATGCCTGGATGTATGTGCTGGGCGGACGCGGCATTCCGGCCCTGCTCGCCTATGTCGGCATCGAGGACGTCAGGCTGATCAACACGCCAGGCGCGGTGTTGCTCGGCATCGTCTATGGCTACCTGCCGCTGATGATCCTGCCGATCTATGTCAGCCTGGAGCGGCTCGACCGGCGACTGCTGGAGGCGTCCGCCGACCTCGGCGCGACGCCGCTGTCGACCTTTTTCGGCGTCACGCTCAGGCTGTCGCTGCCCGGCGTGATGACCGGCTTTTCGCTGGTGATGATCCTCTTGCTCGGCGAATACCTGATCCCGACGCTGCTCGGCGGCGGCAAGGTGTTCTTCATCGGCAACGCGCTGGTCGACCTGTTCCTGCAGTCACGCAACTGGCCGTTCGGATCGGCGATCGCCATCACGCTGGTGCTGGTCTCGGTGGTGGTGCTGATCGCCGCCAACCGCATCTCGGCCAGGCTGTCGGGCGCGCGCAGGGTGGACCTGATCTGA
- a CDS encoding ABC transporter permease yields MRAFVVAVFAFLYLPIALVVLFSFNAGHHASEFTGFSVQWYGKALSNPFLVEALKNSLFIATTSALLAAVAGTAAALGLQRVGARTRAVFDGLLGAAIVVPGVVIGISTLVALVQLFGVVNPFLAELWPGDQPPRLALGYGSIIAAHGLFSMALVAMIVGTRLSSLDRNLVEASSDLYATPLTTFRSIVLPQIMPAVIAGFLLAFTFSFDDFIIAFFVAGAQTTLPIYVFASIRRGVTPEINAVATIVLIASVLLVVLAQWQLRRRKQ; encoded by the coding sequence ATGCGCGCCTTCGTCGTTGCCGTCTTTGCCTTCCTCTATCTGCCGATCGCGCTGGTGGTGCTGTTCTCCTTCAACGCCGGCCACCATGCCAGCGAATTCACCGGCTTCTCGGTGCAATGGTACGGCAAGGCGCTGTCCAACCCGTTCCTGGTCGAGGCGCTGAAGAACAGCCTGTTCATCGCCACCACGAGCGCGCTGCTGGCGGCGGTCGCCGGCACCGCCGCGGCACTCGGGCTGCAGCGTGTAGGCGCGCGGACGCGGGCGGTCTTCGACGGGCTTTTGGGTGCGGCAATCGTGGTTCCCGGCGTCGTCATCGGCATTTCGACGCTGGTCGCGCTCGTCCAGCTGTTCGGCGTCGTCAATCCGTTCCTCGCCGAACTGTGGCCTGGCGACCAGCCGCCGCGCTTGGCGCTCGGCTACGGTTCGATCATCGCCGCGCACGGGCTGTTCTCGATGGCGCTGGTGGCGATGATCGTCGGCACGCGCCTTAGCAGCCTCGACCGCAACCTGGTCGAGGCGTCGAGCGATCTCTACGCCACGCCGCTGACGACGTTCCGCTCGATCGTGCTGCCGCAGATCATGCCGGCGGTCATCGCCGGCTTCCTGCTCGCCTTCACCTTCTCCTTCGACGATTTCATCATCGCCTTCTTCGTCGCCGGCGCCCAGACGACCCTGCCGATCTACGTCTTCGCCTCGATCCGGCGCGGCGTGACGCCGGAAATCAACGCCGTCGCGACAATCGTGTTGATCGCCTCGGTCCTGCTCGTGGTGCTTGCCCAATGGCAGCTGCGCCGAAGAAAACAGTGA
- a CDS encoding SDR family NAD(P)-dependent oxidoreductase, producing MILKDRIAVVTGAGSGIGRAGAMIMGREGAMVVIADRDRAAGEATACDIREAGGRAEALATDVGDDAAVEELITGTLGRHGRIDILHSHAGIQVGGTLTEVGVDGMDASWRINVRAQFLAAKSVMPAMIAQGGGVILNTASNSGVFYDREMIAYATSKHAVVAMTRQMSLDYAKHNVRINALCPGWVDTPFNEPFIAQMGGREAIERYVRTKIPLGRWASAEEIAEAILFLVSDRSSFMTGQALVVDGGESIG from the coding sequence ATGATCCTGAAAGATCGCATCGCCGTGGTGACGGGCGCCGGGTCCGGCATCGGGCGCGCCGGCGCCATGATCATGGGCAGGGAAGGGGCGATGGTGGTGATCGCCGACCGCGACCGGGCCGCGGGCGAAGCCACAGCCTGCGACATCCGCGAAGCCGGCGGCCGCGCCGAAGCGCTTGCGACAGATGTGGGTGACGATGCCGCGGTCGAGGAGCTGATCACCGGCACGCTCGGCAGGCATGGGCGGATCGACATCCTGCACAGCCATGCCGGCATCCAGGTCGGCGGCACGCTCACGGAAGTCGGCGTCGACGGCATGGATGCCTCGTGGCGCATCAATGTGCGGGCACAGTTCCTAGCCGCCAAGTCTGTGATGCCGGCGATGATCGCGCAGGGCGGCGGCGTCATCCTCAACACCGCCTCGAATTCGGGCGTCTTCTACGACCGCGAGATGATCGCCTATGCGACGTCGAAGCATGCCGTGGTGGCGATGACCAGGCAGATGTCGCTCGATTATGCAAAGCACAATGTCCGCATCAACGCGCTTTGCCCGGGCTGGGTCGACACGCCGTTCAACGAGCCGTTCATCGCCCAAATGGGCGGACGCGAGGCGATCGAGCGCTATGTGCGCACGAAAATTCCGCTGGGACGCTGGGCGAGCGCCGAGGAGATCGCCGAAGCGATCCTGTTCCTGGTCTCCGACCGCTCCTCCTTCATGACCGGGCAGGCGCTGGTGGTCGATGGCGGCGAAAGCATCGGCTGA